A single genomic interval of Burkholderia cepacia ATCC 25416 harbors:
- the infC gene encoding translation initiation factor IF-3, whose product MATDKSSHRINGEITAPEVRLVGIENEPLGIVKLADAFRKSEELDVDLVEIAPQAVPPVCRLMDYGKFKYQESKKQHEAKLKQKVIQVKEVKFRPGTDDGDYNVKLRNLVRFLEEGDKTKITLRFRGREMAHQEIGMRMLERLRTDLEEVGQVEQMPKMEGRQMIMVLSPKKKK is encoded by the coding sequence ATCGCTACTGATAAGTCGTCGCATCGCATCAACGGTGAAATCACTGCGCCGGAAGTGCGTCTGGTCGGGATCGAGAACGAACCGCTCGGTATCGTAAAACTCGCTGATGCTTTCCGTAAATCGGAAGAACTGGATGTTGACCTGGTGGAAATCGCGCCGCAAGCGGTTCCCCCGGTTTGCCGTCTGATGGATTACGGCAAGTTCAAGTACCAGGAATCGAAGAAGCAGCACGAAGCGAAGCTGAAGCAGAAGGTCATCCAGGTCAAGGAAGTCAAGTTCCGCCCGGGTACCGATGACGGGGATTACAACGTCAAGCTCCGCAATCTCGTGCGCTTCCTCGAAGAAGGCGACAAGACGAAGATCACGTTGCGTTTCCGCGGTCGCGAAATGGCTCACCAGGAAATCGGTATGCGGATGCTTGAGCGTCTGCGCACGGATCTCGAGGAAGTCGGCCAGGTCGAGCAGATGCCGAAGATGGAAGGGCGCCAGATGATCATGGTGCTCTCGCCGAAGAAAAAGAAGTAA
- a CDS encoding MerR family transcriptional regulator, giving the protein MTTTVEKVVLPPIPAKRYFTIGEVSELCGVKPHVLRYWEQEFTQLRPVKRRGNRRYYQHHEVLLIRRIRELLYEQGFTINGARNRLDSPGGERAAPAPVEPEAQAADARTPGKPGATVDVIALRQALLDVIDGLKHD; this is encoded by the coding sequence ATGACCACTACGGTTGAGAAAGTCGTCTTGCCTCCGATTCCCGCGAAGCGCTACTTCACGATCGGTGAAGTCAGCGAGCTGTGCGGGGTCAAGCCGCATGTGCTGCGTTATTGGGAACAGGAATTTACTCAACTGCGGCCGGTGAAGCGGCGTGGCAATCGTCGGTATTACCAGCACCATGAAGTGCTGCTGATCCGGCGGATTCGCGAGTTGTTGTACGAGCAGGGATTCACGATCAACGGCGCGCGCAACCGGCTCGATTCGCCGGGCGGCGAGCGGGCCGCGCCGGCGCCCGTCGAGCCGGAGGCCCAGGCCGCCGATGCGCGCACACCGGGCAAGCCGGGCGCAACCGTCGACGTAATTGCATTGCGGCAGGCGCTGCTCGACGTGATCGATGGACTGAAGCACGACTGA
- a CDS encoding integration host factor subunit alpha: MNDMTSSEFEALLTAQRSAMNRDASAPASTETPTLTKAELAELLFDSVGLNKREAKDMVEAFFEVIRDALENGESVKLSGFGNFQLRDKPQRPGRNPKTGEAIPIAARRVVTFHASQKLKALVENGAE, from the coding sequence ATGAACGACATGACCTCGAGTGAATTCGAAGCCCTCCTGACGGCGCAACGCAGCGCCATGAACCGCGATGCTTCGGCGCCGGCGTCCACCGAGACGCCCACGCTGACGAAAGCGGAGCTGGCGGAGTTGCTGTTCGACAGCGTCGGGCTGAACAAGCGTGAAGCGAAGGACATGGTCGAGGCGTTTTTCGAGGTGATTCGCGACGCGCTCGAAAACGGCGAAAGCGTCAAGCTGTCGGGGTTCGGTAATTTCCAGCTGCGCGACAAGCCGCAGCGTCCGGGCCGCAATCCGAAGACGGGCGAGGCGATTCCGATCGCCGCCCGCCGGGTGGTAACCTTCCACGCGAGCCAGAAGCTGAAGGCGCTGGTCGAAAACGGCGCGGAGTAA
- the rpmI gene encoding 50S ribosomal protein L35, which produces MPKMKTKKSAAKRFVVRPGGTVKRGQAFKRHILTKKTTKNKRHLRGATAVHDSDLNSVRAMLPFA; this is translated from the coding sequence ATGCCTAAGATGAAGACCAAGAAGAGCGCTGCAAAGCGCTTCGTGGTGCGTCCGGGCGGTACCGTCAAGCGCGGTCAAGCCTTCAAGCGTCACATCCTGACCAAGAAAACCACGAAGAACAAGCGCCACCTGCGCGGCGCAACGGCAGTTCATGATTCCGATCTGAACTCCGTCCGCGCGATGCTGCCGTTCGCGTAA
- the pheT gene encoding phenylalanine--tRNA ligase subunit beta, whose amino-acid sequence MQFPESWLRTFVDPQLTTDELSHALTMAGLEVESLSKAAPPTSKIVVGRVLEVVKHPDADKLNVCQVDAGTGATLNIVCGAPNVAPGIKVPVALVGAELPPAEEGGKPFAIKLSKLRGVESQGMLCSARELKLSEDHSGLLVLPEDTPVGQDIRETLNLDDTIFEIKLTPNKADCLSVFGIARETAAITGAPLTPVDIRPVRVELDETLPVRIAAPDLCGRFSGRVIRGVNARAKTPRWMIERLERSGQRSVSALVDISNYVMFELGRPSHVFDLDKIHGGIEVRWGKRGESLKLLNGNTVELDETVGVISDDRQVESLAGIMGGDSTAVTLDTTNIYLEAAFWWPDSIRGRARKYNFSTDAAHRFERGVDYATTVEHVERITQLILEICGGKAGPVDDQSVNLPQRAPVKMRVSRANRIIGVQIGADEIASIFTRLGLPFEREDDAFLVTPPSHRFDIEIEEDLIEEVARIYGFEKIPARPPVATSEMRATNETRRSIHDVRHALAARDYAETVNFSFVDAEWEQDFAGNDQPIRLLNPIASQLSVMRTTLFGSLISVLRHNLNRRADRVRVFEAGRVFLADASAKAGELTVEGYVQPKRVGALAYGPVLDEQWGVATRAVDFFDVKGDLEALLAPAAARVVKAEHPALHPGRSARIEVDGRAVGWIGELHPRLMQKYELPHAPVMFEIDADALIARALPTPTEVSKFPPVRRDIAVVVDQAVEVQALFDEMKKALAEEACRFVQKVVLFDEFRAKSNTSGGLAAHEKSLAFRVTLQDAAGTLQDEVVDQAIQALVERMARAGARLRG is encoded by the coding sequence ATGCAATTCCCTGAATCCTGGTTGAGAACCTTTGTCGACCCGCAGCTGACGACCGACGAACTGTCGCACGCGCTGACGATGGCGGGGCTCGAAGTCGAATCGCTGAGCAAGGCTGCGCCGCCGACGTCGAAGATCGTCGTCGGCCGCGTGCTCGAAGTCGTCAAGCATCCGGATGCGGACAAGCTCAATGTCTGCCAGGTCGATGCCGGCACCGGCGCGACGCTGAATATCGTCTGCGGCGCACCGAACGTCGCGCCCGGCATCAAGGTGCCGGTCGCGCTGGTCGGCGCGGAGCTGCCGCCGGCGGAAGAGGGTGGCAAGCCGTTCGCGATCAAGCTGTCGAAGCTGCGCGGCGTGGAGAGCCAGGGGATGCTGTGCTCGGCACGTGAACTGAAGCTGTCCGAGGATCACAGCGGCCTGCTGGTGCTGCCGGAAGATACACCGGTCGGCCAGGACATCCGCGAGACGCTCAATCTCGACGACACGATCTTCGAAATCAAGCTGACGCCGAACAAGGCCGACTGCCTGTCCGTGTTCGGCATTGCGCGCGAGACGGCCGCGATCACCGGTGCGCCGCTGACGCCGGTCGATATCCGCCCGGTGCGCGTCGAACTCGACGAAACGCTGCCGGTGCGCATTGCCGCCCCCGATCTGTGCGGTCGCTTCTCGGGTCGCGTGATCCGCGGCGTGAACGCGCGTGCGAAGACCCCGCGGTGGATGATCGAGCGCCTCGAGCGCTCCGGCCAGCGCAGCGTGTCGGCGCTCGTCGACATCTCGAACTACGTGATGTTCGAGCTCGGCCGCCCGTCGCACGTGTTCGATCTCGACAAGATCCACGGTGGCATCGAGGTGCGCTGGGGCAAGCGCGGCGAATCGCTGAAGCTGCTCAACGGCAACACGGTCGAACTCGACGAAACGGTCGGCGTCATTTCGGATGACCGCCAGGTCGAAAGCCTGGCCGGCATCATGGGCGGCGACAGCACGGCCGTCACGCTCGACACGACCAACATCTACCTGGAAGCCGCGTTCTGGTGGCCGGACAGCATCCGCGGCCGCGCGCGCAAGTACAACTTCTCGACCGATGCGGCTCATCGCTTCGAGCGCGGCGTCGATTACGCGACGACCGTCGAGCACGTCGAGCGCATCACGCAGCTGATCCTCGAGATCTGCGGCGGCAAGGCCGGCCCGGTCGACGATCAGTCCGTGAACCTGCCGCAGCGCGCGCCGGTGAAGATGCGCGTGTCGCGCGCGAACCGCATCATCGGCGTGCAGATCGGCGCCGACGAGATCGCCAGCATCTTCACGCGCCTCGGCCTGCCGTTCGAGCGTGAAGACGACGCGTTCCTCGTCACGCCGCCGTCGCATCGCTTCGACATCGAGATCGAGGAAGACCTGATCGAGGAGGTCGCGCGGATCTACGGCTTCGAGAAGATCCCGGCGCGTCCGCCGGTCGCGACGAGCGAAATGCGCGCGACCAACGAGACGCGGCGTTCGATCCACGATGTCCGTCACGCGCTCGCCGCGCGCGACTACGCGGAAACCGTCAACTTCAGCTTCGTCGATGCGGAGTGGGAGCAGGATTTCGCGGGCAACGACCAGCCGATCCGCCTGCTGAACCCGATCGCGAGCCAGCTCTCGGTGATGCGCACGACGCTGTTCGGCAGCCTGATTTCCGTGCTGCGCCACAACCTGAACCGCCGTGCAGATCGCGTGCGCGTGTTCGAGGCTGGCCGTGTGTTCCTCGCCGATGCGTCGGCGAAGGCCGGCGAGCTGACGGTCGAGGGCTACGTGCAGCCGAAGCGCGTCGGTGCGCTTGCCTATGGCCCGGTGCTCGACGAGCAGTGGGGCGTGGCGACCCGTGCGGTCGATTTCTTCGACGTGAAGGGCGATCTCGAGGCGCTGCTCGCGCCGGCAGCCGCACGCGTCGTGAAGGCGGAGCATCCGGCCCTCCATCCGGGGCGCAGCGCGCGAATCGAAGTTGACGGCCGTGCGGTTGGCTGGATCGGCGAGTTGCACCCGCGCCTGATGCAGAAGTACGAGCTGCCGCACGCTCCGGTGATGTTCGAAATCGACGCGGACGCGCTGATTGCGCGTGCGTTGCCCACGCCGACCGAGGTGTCGAAATTCCCGCCGGTTCGTCGCGATATCGCCGTTGTCGTCGATCAGGCGGTCGAGGTTCAGGCACTTTTCGACGAAATGAAGAAGGCGCTTGCCGAAGAGGCCTGCCGATTCGTTCAGAAGGTTGTACTCTTCGACGAATTTCGTGCAAAATCAAATACTTCCGGTGGCCTTGCCGCGCACGAGAAGAGCCTTGCCTTCCGCGTGACGCTGCAGGACGCGGCTGGCACGCTACAGGACGAGGTCGTCGATCAGGCGATCCAGGCGCTGGTCGAGCGGATGGCTCGCGCCGGTGCGCGCCTGCGCGGCTAA
- the thrS gene encoding threonine--tRNA ligase, translated as MVSIRLPDGSVRQYEHPVTVAEVAASIGPGLAKAALGGKLDGELVDTSAVIDRDASLAIVTDKDADGLDIIRHSTAHLLAYAVKELYPDAQVTIGPVIDNGFYYDFSYNRPFTPEDLEKIEKRMQELAKKDEPVTRRVVSRDEAAGYFRSIGEKYKAEIIESIPQSDEIKLYSHGGFTDLCRGPHVPSTGKLKVFKLMKVAGAYWRGDSKNEQLQRIYGTAWTKKEDQDQYLHMLEEAEKRDHRKLGKQLDLFHMQEESPGMVFWHPKGWALWQQVEQYMRRRVNEAGYLEIKTPMIMDRSLWEASGHWQNYRENMFTTESEKRDYAIKPMNCPGHVQVFKHGLRSYRDLPLRYAEFGSCHRNEASGALHGLMRVRGFVQDDAHIFCTEDQFISESIAFNTLAMSVYKDFGFDHIDIKLSLRPDQRAGTDETWDRAEQGLRDALTACGLTWEELPGEGAFYGPKIEYHIKDALGRSWQCGTLQLDMVLPERLGAEYVADDSSRRRPVMLHRAIVGSMERFLGILIEHHAGAMPAWLAPFQAVVLNIAESQAEYAQSLAQSLQKQGVRVTADLRNEKISYKIREHTLEKVPYLLVVGDKERDAQTVAVRARGGVDLGVMPVEAFVERLQEDLRSFK; from the coding sequence ATGGTTTCGATACGCTTGCCTGACGGCTCAGTTCGACAATACGAGCATCCGGTGACAGTTGCCGAGGTTGCAGCCTCGATCGGTCCCGGCCTTGCGAAGGCTGCGCTTGGTGGCAAGCTCGATGGCGAGCTCGTCGATACGTCGGCCGTGATCGACCGCGACGCGTCGCTCGCGATCGTGACCGACAAGGATGCCGATGGCCTCGACATCATTCGCCACTCGACGGCGCACTTGCTCGCATACGCGGTGAAGGAACTGTATCCGGACGCGCAGGTGACGATCGGCCCGGTGATCGACAACGGCTTCTATTACGACTTCTCGTACAACCGTCCGTTTACGCCTGAAGATCTGGAGAAGATCGAAAAGCGCATGCAGGAGCTCGCGAAGAAGGACGAGCCCGTGACGCGCCGTGTCGTGTCGCGCGACGAAGCGGCGGGCTACTTCCGCAGCATCGGCGAGAAGTACAAGGCCGAGATCATCGAATCGATTCCGCAGAGCGACGAAATCAAGCTGTATTCGCACGGCGGCTTTACCGATCTGTGCCGTGGCCCGCACGTACCGTCGACGGGCAAGCTGAAGGTCTTCAAGCTGATGAAGGTCGCGGGCGCGTACTGGCGCGGCGATTCGAAGAACGAGCAGCTGCAGCGCATCTACGGCACGGCCTGGACGAAGAAGGAAGACCAGGACCAGTACCTGCACATGCTCGAGGAAGCGGAAAAGCGTGACCACCGCAAGCTCGGCAAGCAGCTCGACCTGTTCCACATGCAGGAAGAATCGCCGGGCATGGTGTTCTGGCATCCGAAGGGCTGGGCGCTGTGGCAGCAGGTCGAGCAATACATGCGCCGCCGGGTGAACGAAGCCGGCTACCTCGAGATCAAGACGCCGATGATCATGGACCGCTCGCTGTGGGAGGCGTCGGGCCATTGGCAGAACTACCGCGAGAACATGTTCACGACGGAGTCGGAGAAGCGCGACTACGCGATCAAGCCGATGAACTGCCCGGGTCACGTCCAGGTGTTCAAGCACGGCTTGCGCTCGTATCGCGACCTGCCGCTGCGCTATGCGGAATTCGGTTCGTGCCACCGCAACGAGGCATCGGGCGCGCTGCACGGCCTGATGCGCGTGCGCGGCTTCGTGCAGGACGATGCGCACATCTTCTGTACGGAAGACCAGTTCATCTCGGAATCGATCGCGTTCAATACGCTGGCGATGAGCGTGTACAAGGACTTCGGTTTCGATCACATCGACATCAAGCTGTCGCTGCGCCCGGATCAGCGTGCGGGCACGGACGAGACGTGGGATCGTGCCGAGCAGGGCCTGCGCGACGCACTGACCGCCTGCGGTCTGACGTGGGAAGAATTGCCGGGTGAAGGCGCGTTCTACGGTCCGAAGATCGAGTACCACATCAAGGATGCGCTCGGCCGTTCGTGGCAGTGCGGTACGCTGCAGCTCGACATGGTGCTGCCGGAACGCCTCGGCGCCGAGTATGTTGCCGACGACAGCAGCCGTCGCCGGCCGGTGATGTTGCACCGTGCGATCGTCGGTTCGATGGAGCGTTTCCTCGGCATTTTGATCGAGCACCACGCTGGTGCAATGCCTGCCTGGCTCGCGCCGTTCCAGGCAGTTGTGCTCAATATTGCCGAAAGTCAGGCCGAATATGCGCAATCTCTGGCCCAATCGTTGCAAAAACAAGGGGTTAGAGTGACGGCCGATTTGCGCAATGAGAAGATTAGCTATAAAATACGCGAGCACACGCTGGAAAAGGTGCCTTATCTCCTCGTCGTGGGTGATAAGGAGCGTGATGCGCAAACGGTAGCCGTGCGTGCCCGTGGCGGCGTCGATCTTGGCGTGATGCCGGTCGAAGCCTTCGTTGAGCGTCTGCAGGAAGACCTGCGCTCGTTCAAGTAA
- the pheS gene encoding phenylalanine--tRNA ligase subunit alpha: protein MDLDQIVADAQQSFEQAADITTLENEKARFLGKSGALTELLKGLGKLDPEARKTEGARINVAKQQVEAALTARRQALADALLNQRLAAESIDVTLPGRGAGAGSLHPVMRTWERVEQIFGSIGFDVADGPEIETDWYNFTSLNSPENHPARSMQDTFYVEGKDADGRQLLLRTHTSPMQVRYARMNRPPIKVIAPGRTYRVDSDATHSPMFNQVEGLWIDENISFADLKGVYTDFLKKFFERDDILVRFRPSYFPFTEPSAEIDMMFEQGKNAGKWLEISGSGQVHPTVIRNMGLDPERYIGFAFGSGLERLTMLRYGVQDLRLFFENDLRFLRQFA, encoded by the coding sequence ATGGATCTGGACCAGATTGTCGCCGACGCGCAGCAGTCCTTCGAACAGGCTGCCGACATCACCACGCTCGAAAACGAGAAAGCACGATTTCTCGGCAAGTCGGGTGCGCTGACCGAGTTGCTGAAGGGCCTCGGCAAGCTCGATCCCGAAGCACGCAAGACCGAAGGCGCACGCATCAACGTCGCGAAGCAGCAGGTTGAAGCCGCGCTGACCGCACGCCGTCAGGCACTGGCCGACGCGCTGCTGAACCAGCGCCTCGCCGCCGAGTCGATCGACGTGACGTTGCCGGGCCGCGGCGCCGGTGCGGGCAGCCTGCACCCCGTGATGCGCACGTGGGAGCGTGTCGAACAGATTTTCGGCTCGATCGGCTTCGATGTGGCAGACGGCCCCGAAATCGAGACCGACTGGTACAACTTCACATCGCTGAACAGCCCGGAGAACCATCCGGCGCGTTCGATGCAGGACACCTTCTACGTCGAAGGCAAGGATGCCGACGGCCGCCAGCTGCTGCTGCGCACGCACACGAGCCCGATGCAGGTGCGTTACGCGCGCATGAACCGTCCGCCGATCAAGGTGATCGCGCCGGGCCGCACGTATCGCGTCGACAGCGATGCGACCCACTCGCCGATGTTCAATCAGGTCGAGGGGCTGTGGATCGACGAAAACATCAGCTTCGCCGATCTCAAGGGCGTCTATACCGACTTCCTGAAAAAATTCTTCGAGCGCGACGACATCCTCGTGCGCTTCCGTCCGTCGTATTTCCCGTTCACGGAACCGTCGGCCGAGATCGACATGATGTTCGAGCAAGGCAAGAACGCCGGCAAGTGGCTCGAGATTTCCGGTTCGGGGCAGGTGCATCCGACCGTGATTCGCAACATGGGCCTCGATCCCGAGCGCTACATCGGCTTCGCGTTCGGCAGCGGCCTCGAGCGCCTGACGATGCTGCGCTACGGCGTCCAGGATCTCCGGCTGTTCTTCGAGAACGACCTGCGTTTCCTGCGCCAGTTCGCGTAA
- the rplT gene encoding 50S ribosomal protein L20: MPRVKRGVTARARHKKIINLAKGYRGRRNNVYRIAKQAVMRAGQYAYRDRRNKKRVFRALWITRINAAVRQHDMTYSVFINGLKKASIELDRKVLADMAVFDKAAFAAIVKQVKAAVAA, encoded by the coding sequence ATGCCTCGAGTCAAACGTGGGGTAACCGCACGGGCCCGCCACAAGAAGATCATCAACCTGGCCAAGGGTTATCGCGGTCGCCGCAATAACGTCTACCGCATCGCCAAGCAGGCGGTGATGCGCGCTGGTCAGTACGCATATCGCGATCGTCGCAACAAGAAGCGTGTGTTCCGCGCACTGTGGATTACGCGTATCAACGCGGCGGTTCGTCAGCACGACATGACCTACAGCGTGTTCATCAATGGCCTGAAGAAGGCGTCGATCGAACTCGACCGTAAGGTGCTGGCTGACATGGCGGTGTTCGACAAGGCTGCTTTTGCTGCGATCGTCAAGCAGGTGAAAGCCGCCGTTGCAGCCTAA